One genomic segment of Catalinimonas alkaloidigena includes these proteins:
- a CDS encoding PA14 domain-containing protein translates to MQRILQSYKVLLTLIFLVQLSISGLAQPSITSAKILDGRSNFLEVSFSENVHVSNADGFRLVGGAARIKSLLGGSGSNQLIFSLTDFVLPDDEFSLLHWPELSDASSSSGRLPAYNNFSVDNQARAYHGKGNQWFVSTSGNDGFKGNSPQAPLRTIDKAQSLAQPGDYILLKRGDSFANTSVIIAKSGTADNYLSFSAYGNGPKPVLQHDSRDIFTVEDRDFVLIDNLHLKVRGNGETGVYIMGSSKYTVVANCRIEGIGSPHHGINYGKNDGNNKTVVSPFLLNNFITGFRWNIRSSGFPYDGTHEVRGGLIENNVCADNRATSDGDGISAQRGKYFGLIIRKNEIYGYYDDGIDLFSADNVIAEYNTVHSPLQPATSGQGIKAGGLTRADIIKGHQSTNITIRYNTVYNLYNKVNNDGSHNGIQTNSGSSGKVYGNVVYDVKGHGIVVSGPIQQWEVYNNTVVNAGDAGIRVWTDGSQDYNVKIYNNILQGKKGDIVVSTNTTKKNVDGKNNILLSGTASGNYSKGKDITAKINEILIDPSKDNYNVKNHSSIKDKGVAISEYTKDRMGTSINNLPDIGAYEYTNGEVVNIPESPESPEPDPSPDPEPVDLLSAVTVDNTTSGVIAHYYEGSWSATPNFKQLAPIKSELNDNFNIEARERNDEFGFFYTAFINVPEDGEYEFFTTSDDGSMLYIHDQLIVDNDGTHSSRERSGTIGLKKGLHPINLSFFEKSGGETLIVKIKTPSGDKRTIKDSELFVSNDDIPAQPEPEQPSLTKGVNYHYYEGDWKQIPDFSKLTAVKSGTLANFSLEPRQNDDYFAFRFEAMIQIDQAGKYTFFTNSDDGSQLFIDDALVVDNDGLRPAQEVAGTVTLDKGLHKITVSYFEGYGGETLDVWFQGPGINKQAIPNHLLYLKGSEPLPNPEPTDYHAPVTVDNTTSGVIAHYYEGSWSATPNFKQLAPIKSELNDNFNIEARERNDEFGFFYTAFINVPEDGEYEFFTTSDDGSMLYIHDQLIVDNDGTHSSRERSGTIGLKKGLHPINLSFFEKSGGETLIVKIKTPSGDKRTIKDSELFVSNDDIPAQPEPEQPSLTKGVNYHYYEGDWKQIPDFSKLTAVKSGTLANFSLEPRQNDDYFAFRFEAMIQIDQAGKYTFFTNSDDGSQLFIDDALVVDNDGLRPAQEVAGTVTLDKGLHKITVSYFEGYGGETLDVWFQGPGINKQAIPDNMLFTNTNLRTISSQKHLSTQAVTEVTTLNEELANNKLSVLAYPNPVHQKFTISANLFLSDISIALIDMQGHKVFSKSSSQLNNSFEVDLSGLQLQRGKYILLLYSEGKLIYKTNLLKQ, encoded by the coding sequence ATGCAGCGTATTTTACAGAGCTACAAAGTATTATTAACATTAATATTTCTGGTTCAACTTTCTATTTCAGGTTTAGCACAACCTTCTATAACCAGTGCAAAAATATTAGATGGAAGAAGCAACTTTTTAGAAGTGAGCTTCAGTGAGAATGTACATGTTTCCAATGCCGATGGCTTCAGACTGGTCGGTGGAGCTGCACGTATCAAAAGCCTTCTCGGAGGAAGTGGATCCAATCAACTCATCTTCTCGCTCACCGATTTTGTCCTCCCCGATGATGAGTTCTCTCTGCTGCACTGGCCCGAACTCTCGGATGCCAGTAGTAGTAGTGGAAGGCTTCCTGCCTACAATAATTTCTCTGTTGACAATCAGGCCAGGGCCTATCACGGGAAGGGCAATCAATGGTTTGTCTCTACCTCAGGCAATGATGGCTTCAAAGGGAACTCACCACAAGCTCCCCTTCGTACCATTGATAAAGCCCAGAGCCTTGCCCAGCCCGGAGACTATATCCTCTTGAAGAGAGGCGATAGCTTTGCCAATACTTCTGTCATTATTGCTAAGTCCGGTACGGCTGACAACTACCTCTCTTTCTCAGCTTATGGTAACGGCCCTAAACCTGTTCTGCAGCATGACTCCAGAGATATCTTTACGGTAGAGGATCGAGACTTCGTCCTCATTGATAACCTGCACCTTAAAGTCAGAGGAAATGGTGAAACCGGGGTATATATTATGGGAAGTAGTAAGTATACTGTTGTGGCCAACTGTAGAATTGAGGGGATTGGCAGTCCCCATCATGGCATCAACTATGGTAAAAATGATGGAAATAATAAGACTGTCGTCTCTCCTTTTTTGCTCAATAACTTTATCACTGGATTTCGCTGGAACATCCGATCTTCTGGTTTTCCCTACGATGGGACGCATGAAGTCAGAGGTGGGTTAATTGAAAATAATGTCTGTGCTGATAACAGGGCTACCAGTGATGGGGATGGTATTAGTGCGCAGAGAGGAAAATACTTCGGTCTTATCATCAGAAAAAATGAAATCTATGGCTATTATGATGATGGAATTGACCTGTTTTCTGCTGATAATGTGATCGCAGAGTACAATACTGTACATAGTCCGCTGCAACCTGCTACTTCCGGGCAGGGTATCAAGGCTGGGGGATTAACCCGTGCTGATATCATTAAAGGCCATCAGTCTACCAATATTACCATCCGTTATAACACGGTCTATAACCTCTACAACAAAGTAAATAATGATGGAAGCCATAATGGTATTCAAACCAATAGTGGCTCCAGTGGTAAGGTTTACGGAAATGTAGTCTACGATGTGAAAGGCCATGGTATTGTAGTCAGTGGGCCTATTCAGCAGTGGGAAGTCTATAACAACACTGTAGTCAATGCCGGTGATGCGGGTATTAGGGTCTGGACTGACGGTAGCCAGGATTATAATGTTAAGATCTACAACAACATCCTGCAAGGCAAGAAGGGGGATATCGTGGTCTCTACAAACACCACTAAAAAGAATGTGGATGGTAAAAATAATATCCTGCTCTCTGGCACCGCTTCAGGTAATTATTCTAAGGGAAAGGACATTACAGCCAAAATTAATGAGATTCTGATTGATCCCAGTAAGGATAATTATAATGTTAAAAACCACTCATCTATAAAAGATAAAGGGGTTGCTATTTCTGAATATACAAAAGATAGAATGGGCACTTCCATCAATAATCTTCCTGATATAGGTGCCTATGAGTATACCAATGGAGAGGTTGTAAACATACCTGAATCACCAGAAAGCCCTGAGCCTGATCCAAGTCCAGATCCTGAGCCGGTGGATTTGTTATCAGCAGTTACTGTGGACAATACCACATCCGGAGTTATCGCTCACTACTATGAAGGTAGCTGGTCTGCTACTCCCAACTTTAAACAACTGGCTCCTATCAAGTCTGAATTAAACGATAATTTCAACATTGAGGCCAGAGAAAGAAATGATGAGTTCGGCTTCTTCTACACGGCTTTCATCAATGTTCCCGAAGATGGTGAATACGAATTCTTCACTACTTCTGATGATGGTTCTATGCTCTACATCCATGATCAGCTCATCGTTGATAATGATGGTACACACTCCTCCAGAGAAAGGTCAGGGACCATTGGACTTAAAAAAGGCCTCCACCCTATCAATCTTTCTTTCTTTGAAAAAAGTGGAGGGGAAACGTTGATTGTGAAGATCAAAACACCTTCAGGGGACAAAAGAACTATCAAAGACAGTGAGCTCTTTGTCAGCAATGATGATATCCCTGCTCAGCCTGAGCCAGAACAGCCTTCACTGACTAAGGGTGTAAATTATCACTATTATGAAGGTGATTGGAAACAAATACCTGACTTCTCTAAACTCACTGCCGTAAAATCAGGCACACTTGCTAACTTCTCCCTTGAACCCAGACAGAATGATGATTATTTCGCCTTCCGCTTTGAGGCTATGATTCAGATTGATCAAGCGGGGAAGTATACCTTCTTTACCAACTCTGATGACGGTAGCCAGCTTTTCATTGATGATGCATTGGTAGTTGATAATGACGGATTAAGACCTGCCCAGGAAGTTGCCGGCACTGTTACCCTTGATAAAGGTTTACACAAAATTACTGTCTCTTACTTTGAAGGATATGGGGGGGAAACGCTGGATGTATGGTTCCAAGGGCCTGGAATCAATAAACAGGCTATTCCCAATCACCTTCTATATTTAAAGGGTTCAGAGCCACTTCCAAATCCAGAGCCAACAGATTACCATGCGCCAGTTACTGTGGACAATACCACATCCGGAGTTATCGCTCACTACTATGAAGGTAGCTGGTCTGCTACTCCCAACTTTAAACAACTGGCTCCTATCAAGTCTGAATTAAACGATAATTTCAACATTGAGGCCAGAGAAAGAAATGATGAGTTCGGCTTCTTCTACACGGCTTTCATCAATGTTCCCGAAGATGGTGAATACGAATTCTTCACTACTTCTGATGATGGTTCTATGCTCTACATCCATGATCAGCTCATCGTTGATAATGATGGTACACACTCCTCCAGAGAAAGGTCAGGGACCATTGGACTTAAAAAAGGCCTCCACCCTATCAATCTTTCTTTCTTTGAAAAAAGTGGAGGGGAAACGTTGATTGTGAAGATCAAAACACCTTCAGGGGACAAAAGAACTATCAAAGACAGTGAGCTCTTTGTCAGCAATGATGATATCCCTGCTCAGCCTGAGCCAGAACAGCCTTCACTGACTAAGGGTGTAAATTATCACTATTATGAAGGTGATTGGAAACAAATACCTGACTTCTCTAAACTCACTGCCGTAAAATCAGGCACACTTGCTAACTTCTCCCTTGAACCCAGACAGAATGATGATTATTTCGCCTTCCGCTTTGAGGCTATGATTCAGATTGATCAAGCGGGGAAGTATACCTTCTTTACCAACTCTGATGACGGTAGCCAACTTTTCATTGATGATGCATTGGTAGTTGATAATGACGGATTAAGACCTGCCCAGGAAGTTGCCGGCACTGTTACCCTTGATAAAGGTTTACACAAAATTACTGTCTCTTACTTTGAAGGATATGGGGGAGAAACGCTGGATGTATGGTTCCAAGGGCCTGGAATCAATAAACAGGCTATTCCTGATAATATGCTGTTTACGAATACCAACCTGAGAACTATTTCTTCTCAAAAACACCTGAGCACTCAGGCTGTTACAGAAGTAACAACGCTCAATGAGGAATTAGCAAACAATAAACTGTCAGTTTTGGCATATCCGAACCCTGTACATCAAAAGTTCACAATAAGCGCTAATCTCTTTTTAAGTGATATAAGCATTGCGCTAATTGACATGCAAGGGCATAAAGTATTCAGTAAATCATCGTCTCAACTCAATAATTCGTTTGAGGTAGATTTATCGGGTTTACAATTACAAAGAGGTAAATACATTTTGTTACTCTACTCTGAAGGAAAGCTGATTTATAAAACCAACTTGTTAAAACAGTAA
- a CDS encoding PA14 domain-containing protein, whose protein sequence is MRKEFTTLRLTIFFLFFSFSVYAQTTYYVSNSGNDSNSGTSTSSAWKTVRKVNDANLRPGDKVLFNRGDRWNEELLPGTSGSSGRLITFGAYGSGNMPIISPRGGDYAINIRIKSYIRVENIHAIAPPGRSGIAVRGNAVGNEIFNCKVQGSDGNSGIVYAGLLEGGMSSATKVVGNEVSGFFQCIYGHGGMRVGGIVENNTVSNATDDGIVARYGDFNGLVIRNNKITKWRDDGIDLFGGNDIIIEYNDISTLPSGSIVAGNGIKAGAGRVTSEDVIVRYNKVYNLRHSSSSLQVGITTNGGDKMKIYGNLIYDVKGEAISIPSSSTDIDIYNNTALSLEKQAVYIGNTSGISLKNNILWGRNGDLNVNTSISASSNLLISGTSESRYNSSGDVRASASEVFSNHGSDNYKLKSSSPAIDQGINISGFAEGIAGVSISGKTDIGAFQYGSASNTTDNPPTVSLGADKTYTLPQNQIVIDANVNDDGRISSYDWNKTSGPGVSMNEDGYEKLTLTNLSVGTYKFKLSVEDDKGQDGSDEITITVNSSDSGEPTPDPEPVDDVANGLNYEYYEGSWRSIPNFDNMQAKKTGTVSNFSLDPRNRDENFGFAYKGYIKIENSGSYTFYTSSDDGSELYINDSKIVDNDGVHPARERSGTVNLSSGYHEIEVMFFERTAGQVLEVRYSGPGISKRLIPSNVLFREEGDEDPTPEPAPEPGDDVANGLNYEYYEGSWTNIPNFDNMQARKTGTVSNFSLDPRNREENFGFAYKGYIKVENSGSYTFYTTSDDGSELFINGSKVVDNDGTHGPRERSGSISLSSGYHAIEVMFFERTRGQVLEVRYSGPGVSKKLIPSNVLFREVDSAPSPAPEPGDDVANGLNYEYYEGSWSNIPNYDNMQARKTGTVSNFTLSPRERGERFGFAYKGFIKIENSGSYTFYTTSDDGSELYINGSKVVDNDGTHGPRERSGSITLSSGYHAIEVDFFENVSGQVLEVRYSGPGTSKRLIPSNVLYTNSPENARVSTSAKSKTTAIESLDDELASEVHEDEIISIYPVPFDEYINIELSSSTNSEYEISLFNITGSAVFQETFTLSAGYQGLKLETYNIDTPGIYILSIYQNGELVDSRRVVKQ, encoded by the coding sequence ATGAGAAAAGAATTTACTACACTTCGGTTAACAATATTTTTTTTATTTTTTAGCTTTTCTGTCTATGCTCAAACTACTTATTATGTATCAAACTCGGGAAATGATAGTAATAGTGGGACATCAACTTCCTCAGCATGGAAAACAGTAAGAAAAGTGAATGACGCTAATTTGCGTCCAGGTGACAAGGTGTTATTCAATAGAGGTGATCGCTGGAATGAAGAACTTTTACCTGGCACAAGTGGATCATCTGGAAGGTTGATTACTTTTGGCGCTTATGGCTCGGGCAACATGCCTATTATCAGTCCTAGAGGAGGAGATTATGCGATTAACATAAGGATTAAAAGCTATATCAGAGTTGAAAACATCCATGCAATTGCTCCTCCGGGTAGAAGTGGTATAGCTGTAAGAGGTAATGCAGTTGGTAACGAAATTTTTAACTGTAAAGTGCAAGGTAGTGACGGTAATAGCGGGATTGTTTATGCCGGTTTGTTAGAAGGTGGAATGAGTAGTGCTACAAAAGTAGTTGGAAATGAGGTTTCAGGTTTTTTCCAGTGTATATATGGTCATGGGGGGATGAGAGTTGGAGGAATAGTAGAAAATAATACTGTATCGAATGCCACTGATGATGGTATTGTTGCTAGATACGGAGACTTCAATGGCCTTGTAATTAGGAATAATAAGATCACAAAATGGAGAGATGATGGTATCGATCTTTTTGGCGGTAATGATATTATAATAGAATATAATGATATTTCCACACTTCCATCAGGGTCTATAGTTGCAGGAAATGGTATTAAAGCAGGTGCAGGCAGAGTTACCAGCGAAGATGTAATTGTTAGATATAATAAAGTATATAATCTCAGACATTCATCTTCAAGCTTACAGGTTGGTATCACTACGAATGGAGGTGATAAAATGAAAATTTACGGGAACCTGATATACGACGTAAAAGGTGAAGCCATTTCAATACCCTCTTCAAGTACAGATATAGATATATACAACAATACAGCATTGAGCCTTGAGAAACAGGCTGTTTACATTGGCAATACGAGTGGTATATCTTTAAAGAATAATATTTTATGGGGGCGAAACGGTGATCTCAATGTTAATACTTCAATAAGTGCCAGTAGTAATTTGCTAATCTCAGGAACAAGCGAAAGTCGTTACAATAGCAGTGGAGACGTAAGAGCCTCGGCTTCCGAAGTTTTCTCAAATCACGGCTCTGATAATTATAAGCTAAAATCTAGCTCTCCCGCAATTGATCAGGGTATCAATATTTCTGGCTTTGCTGAAGGCATTGCTGGTGTATCTATTTCTGGGAAAACAGATATAGGTGCTTTTCAGTACGGAAGCGCTTCAAATACTACGGACAATCCTCCAACGGTCAGTTTAGGTGCTGATAAAACATATACGTTACCGCAAAACCAAATTGTAATTGATGCCAATGTAAATGATGATGGCAGAATCTCATCTTATGATTGGAATAAAACATCAGGACCCGGCGTAAGTATGAATGAAGACGGGTATGAAAAACTTACTCTTACAAATTTATCTGTTGGAACCTATAAGTTTAAACTTTCTGTAGAAGATGACAAGGGGCAGGATGGATCAGATGAAATTACTATCACTGTAAATAGCTCTGATAGTGGAGAACCTACCCCTGATCCGGAACCAGTAGATGATGTGGCAAATGGTCTGAATTATGAATACTATGAAGGCTCTTGGAGAAGCATTCCGAACTTTGATAATATGCAAGCTAAGAAAACAGGTACCGTTTCAAATTTCTCACTTGATCCTAGAAACAGGGATGAAAACTTTGGTTTTGCTTATAAGGGTTATATAAAGATAGAAAATAGCGGAAGTTATACCTTCTACACTAGCTCAGATGATGGAAGTGAGTTGTATATCAACGATTCAAAAATCGTAGACAATGATGGAGTGCATCCCGCAAGAGAAAGATCAGGTACTGTAAATCTTTCTTCCGGATATCATGAAATTGAAGTCATGTTTTTTGAAAGAACTGCGGGTCAGGTATTAGAAGTTAGATATAGTGGCCCCGGTATTTCCAAGCGATTGATTCCTTCTAATGTGTTATTTAGAGAAGAAGGTGATGAAGATCCTACACCTGAACCAGCACCTGAACCAGGAGATGATGTAGCTAACGGATTAAATTATGAATATTATGAAGGTAGCTGGACAAACATTCCTAACTTTGATAATATGCAGGCCCGGAAGACAGGCACCGTTTCAAATTTCTCACTTGATCCTAGAAACAGGGAAGAAAACTTTGGTTTTGCATATAAGGGCTATATAAAGGTAGAAAATAGTGGAAGTTATACTTTCTATACTACTTCAGACGATGGAAGCGAATTATTTATTAATGGATCAAAAGTCGTAGATAACGATGGAACGCATGGTCCTCGTGAGCGTTCCGGTTCAATTTCCCTCTCTTCTGGATATCATGCAATAGAAGTGATGTTCTTTGAAAGAACAAGAGGACAAGTTTTAGAAGTTAGGTATAGCGGTCCTGGAGTTTCGAAAAAATTGATTCCTTCAAATGTATTATTTAGAGAAGTGGATAGCGCTCCTAGTCCAGCACCTGAACCAGGGGATGATGTAGCCAACGGATTAAATTATGAATATTATGAAGGTAGTTGGTCAAATATTCCGAATTACGACAATATGCAGGCTCGTAAAACAGGAACAGTTTCAAATTTTACACTTTCGCCAAGAGAGAGAGGAGAACGATTTGGCTTTGCTTACAAAGGCTTCATAAAGATAGAAAATAGCGGAAGTTATACCTTCTATACTACGTCAGATGATGGTAGTGAACTATACATCAATGGGTCTAAGGTTGTTGATAATGATGGTACGCATGGCCCACGCGAGCGATCTGGTTCTATAACCCTTAGTTCAGGTTATCATGCGATAGAAGTTGACTTTTTTGAAAATGTATCGGGTCAGGTATTAGAAGTTAGATATAGTGGTCCTGGTACTTCAAAAAGACTAATTCCATCTAATGTACTGTATACCAATAGTCCTGAAAATGCAAGAGTTAGTACTTCTGCGAAAAGCAAGACAACAGCAATTGAGTCACTTGATGATGAACTTGCCAGCGAAGTACATGAGGATGAAATAATAAGTATCTATCCCGTCCCTTTTGATGAATACATCAATATTGAACTAAGTTCAAGCACGAATTCTGAGTATGAAATAAGCCTATTTAATATTACTGGAAGCGCTGTATTTCAAGAAACATTTACCTTGAGTGCAGGGTATCAGGGATTAAAACTAGAAACATACAACATTGATACCCCTGGTATTTATATTTTAAGTATCTATCAAAATGGGGAACTGGTTGATAGTAGAAGAGTTGTAAAACAATAA
- a CDS encoding glycosyltransferase family 4 protein, whose translation MRIKIVLKQPYPIGFASTNRVHLYAKGMVEAGHEVDIFIPIPPSENSYLKNDKVKGHNEGITYHYTANRTKRSTSFIGRRLHDIWGVFNAGIQLFRDRRHSHALILISTEPFHILFFRFIANISKLVYLTECNEYPFVFNTSGSIRSSRWFQKFYIKRLISLYDGLIVISNNLKSFYEEQIGDKVSYALIPVLVDCQEFTSIPANKESYVAYAGNLSQDKDGLYTQLEAFAQASRKFPELKFYIIGKAQRQQTKEKADEIIKELKIQDKVIFTGFISRKKLVSIFRNASALMLYKPDSIQAEYCFPSKTAEYLASGSPVVTTSTGELKNYLTHEISALLSDPNDKEALASNLIKVLSDVNLAKRISENGYEIASNNFDYHVQSQNIINFISELRSKKIPKYSKKEAKTTITK comes from the coding sequence ATGAGAATAAAGATAGTATTAAAACAACCCTATCCCATAGGGTTTGCTTCCACAAACCGGGTTCATCTGTATGCCAAAGGTATGGTAGAAGCAGGCCATGAGGTAGACATTTTTATACCTATACCTCCTTCCGAAAATAGTTACCTTAAAAATGATAAAGTAAAAGGTCACAATGAAGGCATCACTTACCATTATACTGCAAACCGCACTAAAAGAAGTACAAGCTTCATTGGAAGAAGGTTACACGATATTTGGGGAGTATTCAATGCAGGCATCCAATTATTTAGAGACAGAAGACACAGCCATGCTTTAATACTTATCAGCACTGAACCTTTTCACATACTTTTTTTCAGATTTATAGCAAACATTTCCAAATTAGTATATCTAACAGAATGCAATGAATACCCATTTGTATTTAATACAAGTGGGTCAATTAGGAGTAGTCGCTGGTTTCAAAAGTTCTACATTAAAAGACTAATTTCATTGTATGATGGCTTGATTGTTATTTCTAATAATCTAAAAAGTTTTTATGAGGAACAAATTGGAGACAAAGTATCTTATGCATTAATACCAGTACTAGTTGATTGTCAGGAATTTACAAGTATACCAGCCAATAAGGAGTCCTATGTAGCCTATGCAGGTAACCTTTCTCAGGATAAAGATGGTTTGTATACCCAACTTGAAGCTTTTGCTCAAGCCAGTCGAAAATTTCCTGAACTAAAGTTTTATATTATCGGTAAAGCACAAAGGCAACAAACCAAAGAAAAAGCAGATGAAATCATTAAAGAATTAAAAATTCAGGATAAAGTTATTTTTACGGGTTTTATAAGCCGGAAAAAATTGGTTTCAATCTTCAGGAATGCCAGTGCTCTTATGTTATACAAGCCTGATAGCATTCAGGCTGAATACTGTTTTCCCAGTAAAACCGCTGAATACCTAGCTTCTGGTTCTCCAGTAGTAACCACTTCTACAGGCGAATTAAAAAACTATTTAACGCATGAAATATCCGCTTTGTTGTCAGATCCAAATGATAAAGAGGCACTAGCCTCTAACCTGATTAAAGTGTTATCAGATGTCAATCTGGCAAAAAGAATTAGTGAAAATGGATATGAAATAGCTTCAAACAATTTTGATTACCATGTTCAATCACAGAACATCATAAATTTTATCAGTGAGCTGCGTTCAAAAAAAATCCCGAAGTACTCAAAAAAAGAAGCTAAAACTACTATTACCAAATAA
- a CDS encoding sulfotransferase: MSKLVYIISTGHSGSTLLDLLIGSIPGVFSTGEVRRLPWQLAHKNLAEKSVENQNICSCLNPFDQCEVWTQVVEELSAEAGFDIFAQPDRFPISMLIGHEATYKMTTKDYAYNGLYKKSLAHPNLHWLAKLIYQSQLGRIKNNWKLFDAIEKVTGKQFVVDSSKDIARFPFLHTYRPEDTYLIVNKRDSLRFANSYIKRGLSPENSLKARYGFYKTVYKIIENNPSINYMDVIYEDLCENPSLLRKKIANFLGIELPSLDYQINTRDYHLVEGNPMRYRGELNIRIDNNWKKSLSDDEFETITQLSEKYSI, encoded by the coding sequence ATGTCAAAATTAGTATATATAATATCCACCGGTCATTCAGGTTCGACACTCTTAGACCTACTGATTGGGTCTATCCCTGGCGTTTTTTCTACTGGAGAAGTCAGAAGACTTCCCTGGCAACTTGCACACAAAAACTTAGCAGAAAAATCTGTTGAAAATCAAAATATTTGTAGTTGCCTTAACCCATTTGATCAATGCGAAGTCTGGACACAGGTTGTTGAAGAATTAAGTGCCGAGGCAGGTTTCGACATTTTTGCACAACCTGACAGGTTTCCCATTAGTATGTTAATTGGTCATGAGGCAACTTATAAAATGACAACCAAAGACTATGCATACAATGGCTTGTACAAAAAAAGTCTTGCTCATCCTAATTTGCATTGGCTAGCCAAGCTCATTTATCAGTCTCAACTTGGCAGAATTAAAAATAATTGGAAACTTTTTGACGCCATTGAGAAAGTTACTGGAAAACAATTCGTAGTGGACTCAAGTAAAGACATAGCGCGCTTTCCTTTTCTGCATACCTATAGACCTGAGGACACCTACCTTATTGTAAACAAGAGAGACTCACTACGTTTTGCTAACTCTTATATTAAGCGAGGCTTGTCCCCCGAAAACAGCCTTAAGGCAAGATATGGTTTCTATAAAACAGTGTATAAAATCATAGAAAACAATCCTAGTATAAATTACATGGATGTTATTTATGAAGACTTGTGCGAGAACCCTTCATTATTAAGAAAAAAGATAGCTAACTTTTTAGGTATAGAACTGCCCTCATTAGATTATCAAATCAATACAAGAGATTACCATCTGGTAGAAGGTAACCCAATGCGCTATAGAGGAGAGCTAAACATCCGAATTGACAATAACTGGAAAAAAAGCCTCAGTGATGATGAGTTTGAAACTATAACCCAACTTTCTGAAAAGTATAGTATATAA
- a CDS encoding lipopolysaccharide biosynthesis protein, whose protein sequence is MPTKTTLEKAWKKVNSKSGRQIFSLLGSNVLVIVLGVVVSIINTRLLGPEAYGDYKFIQSLWGFILILLTGGAFNTAGRLVALNQFQSQKKELLGGIFTVSGATCLLFMIVVLIASYIQEGIYDNGLGRTIRLLLPVVFFFPFKEILERLLEGDNRIYDLSAYRLSQKILYIIPTFLIGYFSTLTLELSLLIHLLAIAIFLPYVYISMKPKFKNLKSSFKVIKEENAKHGFPIYIGSLASNGSQHLSAFTISYFLDNVSVGYFALSNTIATPLMMIPQTIGTTSFKKFANSKSIPVKTVLATIGVSLVALVAFNIIVKYVILFVYSDEYLPVLPYVRLVSLSYVIQGFCFFINRFLSSHGRGKELRNASFVRGGINILGFVLLVKYFGIDGACLTLIISNTVYLITLYFQYKKYIRS, encoded by the coding sequence ATGCCAACAAAAACTACGCTTGAGAAAGCCTGGAAAAAGGTCAACTCAAAATCTGGTCGTCAGATTTTCTCACTCTTAGGCTCAAATGTATTGGTAATCGTTTTGGGTGTAGTGGTAAGTATTATCAATACAAGATTGCTTGGTCCTGAAGCTTATGGTGATTATAAATTTATTCAATCTTTATGGGGATTTATATTGATCTTGCTTACCGGAGGGGCATTTAATACTGCCGGTAGACTGGTAGCACTGAATCAATTTCAAAGCCAGAAAAAAGAGTTATTAGGAGGGATTTTTACAGTATCAGGAGCTACTTGTCTGTTGTTTATGATTGTTGTATTAATCGCCTCCTATATACAGGAAGGGATCTACGACAATGGTTTAGGTCGCACGATAAGATTACTATTACCTGTTGTCTTCTTTTTTCCTTTCAAAGAAATTCTGGAACGCCTTTTAGAAGGTGACAATAGAATTTATGACTTATCTGCCTATAGATTATCACAGAAAATTTTATATATCATACCTACTTTTCTGATTGGATATTTTTCTACACTCACTTTAGAATTATCTCTTCTTATCCACCTGCTGGCAATAGCTATTTTTCTTCCTTATGTCTACATCAGCATGAAACCCAAATTCAAGAATTTGAAGAGTAGCTTCAAGGTGATCAAAGAAGAAAATGCCAAACATGGCTTCCCTATTTATATTGGATCTCTCGCCAGCAACGGCAGTCAGCATTTGAGTGCGTTTACCATTAGTTATTTTCTTGATAATGTCAGTGTTGGCTATTTTGCACTTTCAAATACCATTGCAACCCCTTTGATGATGATACCTCAAACTATAGGTACCACATCATTTAAAAAGTTTGCAAATTCAAAGAGTATTCCGGTTAAAACTGTGCTTGCCACCATAGGTGTATCCTTAGTAGCCTTGGTCGCTTTCAACATTATTGTGAAGTATGTAATTCTGTTTGTCTACTCTGACGAATATCTTCCGGTACTACCTTACGTTCGCTTAGTGTCGCTATCTTACGTAATTCAGGGATTCTGCTTTTTCATTAACAGGTTTTTAAGCTCACATGGAAGAGGGAAAGAACTTAGAAATGCCTCATTCGTTAGAGGTGGAATTAACATTCTGGGGTTTGTATTGCTTGTCAAATATTTTGGAATTGATGGTGCCTGTCTTACCCTCATCATTTCAAACACAGTATACTTAATTACGTTATATTTTCAATACAAAAAATATATTAGAAGCTGA